One genomic region from bacterium encodes:
- a CDS encoding TadE/TadG family type IV pilus assembly protein, with protein MKNEKGQASLVEFCLMFMVFLIILIFIFGAVFVIHNYLVLDRAIASAAREGAVGATEAEMIERINAEARQSLINTPILAGRCYDDQIRIEIYDTNEKLILSGGRNDYNDVYAENRIKITLFYEVYFALPYFSELVRTRIPISETICLEQPEGGWYPH; from the coding sequence ATGAAGAACGAAAAAGGGCAGGCCTCTTTAGTGGAATTCTGCCTAATGTTTATGGTGTTTCTTATAATTTTAATCTTTATTTTTGGGGCGGTCTTTGTTATTCATAACTATTTAGTTTTAGATCGAGCGATAGCTTCGGCGGCCAGGGAAGGAGCAGTAGGCGCTACAGAGGCGGAGATGATCGAAAGAATCAACGCTGAAGCCCGCCAGTCCCTTATTAATACCCCAATTCTTGCTGGTAGGTGCTACGATGATCAAATTCGTATTGAGATCTATGATACCAATGAAAAACTTATTTTGTCTGGCGGAAGAAATGACTATAATGATGTCTATGCTGAAAACAGGATAAAAATAACCCTTTTTTATGAGGTCTATTTTGCCCTGCCTTATTTTTCTGAGCTGGTAAGGACCAGGATTCCAATTTCAGAAACAATTTGCTTGGAACAGCCTGAAGGAGGATGGTATCCTCATTGA
- a CDS encoding PQQ-binding-like beta-propeller repeat protein, with protein MIMVLFFVGLMLGLVALVTDVGRIYMARRHLVTAADAAALAGTFELPADPEAARASALKFAQKNGFTTDEISIVTPYEDERTAALGLSSNRCLAVGLDDHISLIFGGLLSAFGLEAFQIGAHAVAYKPVMAHGWVFDAGGHVHASPMISNGKVFAATAGYESWAGNIFALDQDTGEKIWQFNTVYGKWGRYVDGEWTWDNTTYASYGHTGSPHCIQSTPTVVNGVVYFASTNGYAYALEAETGKPVWQYYIGKGMESDIWISSSPFVYNGVYYVGSVDKKIYALDATDGHKIDSYQTGDAIISSPNIVNNILYVGSNDTNMYAFDLDEDDGTMSLKWVYDTPGRIRGRPRVFDGKVYFGAGSCYVYALDAETGSKKWRYQTPAYHSPNLDFISSPFVEITGDGQKVIHIGDGGGYAIALEESASGNSASLKWENKLDYRIESSPVVSHGVVYHGSRVGSWGGQGGHFWALDAETGEVLQRFSMANDTHASLYATDNFIYYGACDNMVHAERINSPTNVIAYIVK; from the coding sequence ATGATCATGGTCCTGTTCTTTGTCGGCCTCATGCTTGGCCTTGTTGCCCTGGTTACTGATGTGGGGCGGATATACATGGCCAGACGGCATCTGGTTACGGCGGCTGATGCCGCGGCCCTGGCTGGAACCTTTGAGCTTCCGGCTGATCCTGAGGCAGCCAGAGCTTCGGCTTTAAAGTTTGCCCAAAAGAATGGCTTTACCACCGATGAGATTAGCATAGTTACTCCATACGAAGACGAAAGAACCGCTGCCTTGGGCTTATCCAGCAACCGCTGCCTCGCCGTAGGATTGGATGACCATATTAGCCTCATTTTTGGCGGTCTTCTTTCCGCCTTTGGTCTGGAGGCCTTCCAGATAGGGGCGCATGCCGTGGCTTACAAGCCGGTTATGGCCCACGGTTGGGTCTTTGATGCGGGGGGACATGTCCATGCCTCGCCGATGATATCTAACGGCAAGGTCTTTGCGGCTACAGCCGGTTATGAATCTTGGGCCGGTAATATATTTGCCCTGGATCAGGATACCGGAGAAAAGATATGGCAGTTCAACACTGTTTATGGTAAGTGGGGCCGGTATGTAGATGGAGAATGGACGTGGGATAATACCACTTATGCCTCTTACGGGCATACCGGAAGTCCGCATTGTATTCAATCTACTCCGACCGTAGTTAATGGTGTAGTTTATTTCGCCTCAACCAATGGCTATGCCTACGCCCTTGAGGCAGAAACCGGTAAGCCTGTCTGGCAGTATTATATTGGTAAAGGGATGGAATCCGATATCTGGATCAGTTCATCCCCCTTTGTCTATAATGGGGTCTACTATGTTGGCTCAGTGGACAAAAAAATATATGCCCTTGATGCCACCGACGGTCACAAGATAGATAGCTATCAGACGGGAGACGCCATCATTTCTTCGCCCAATATAGTCAATAATATTCTCTATGTCGGCTCTAATGATACCAATATGTATGCCTTTGATCTGGATGAAGATGATGGAACAATGTCTCTCAAATGGGTTTACGACACGCCCGGCCGAATTCGGGGCCGTCCCAGGGTCTTTGATGGCAAGGTCTATTTTGGGGCAGGCTCCTGCTATGTCTACGCCCTTGATGCTGAAACGGGCAGTAAAAAATGGCGCTACCAAACCCCCGCCTATCACAGTCCTAACCTGGACTTCATCAGTTCACCCTTTGTAGAAATAACCGGTGACGGCCAAAAGGTTATTCACATCGGTGACGGTGGCGGCTATGCCATCGCCTTAGAGGAAAGCGCCAGTGGTAACAGTGCCTCCCTTAAATGGGAGAATAAACTGGACTATCGGATTGAATCTTCGCCGGTAGTCAGTCATGGGGTGGTTTATCACGGCAGCCGGGTCGGCAGCTGGGGTGGGCAGGGTGGACATTTTTGGGCATTGGATGCTGAGACCGGAGAAGTGCTCCAAAGGTTCAGTATGGCTAATGACACCCACGCCTCCCTCTATGCTACCGACAATTTCATCTATTATGGCGCCTGTGATAATATGGTTCATGCGGAACGAATCAATTCACCTACCAATGTCATAGCTTATATTGTTAAGTAG
- a CDS encoding TadE family protein: protein MKTKGEGGQNLIELVVLIPFILLLMIGGIEVGFAFHNWHLIAEAARAGARVAARGGSDEHAVEIIQQNLEQLRYTKFFGGQVKGITIDPPAGSPQRITGQEVKAIVDYEVVLNIPFWGSSWNLNLPAAAVMRIESPVTEDDDDGYVDWGEADLIPLSHLPNTFIVGTKYKLKVGGGSGSHGNYQALALGGTGGANYLDKLKHGYDGELRIGDDVTTEPGNMSGPTNEGINYRIAGHEDETYTTYTPGSPRVVTVPIIAYLPEGRDEVPIVGFSKFFLEEVEGQGQDCYVTATYLGDVGNGHE from the coding sequence ATGAAGACAAAGGGAGAAGGCGGACAGAATTTAATCGAACTGGTGGTGCTTATTCCTTTTATTCTTCTCTTAATGATCGGGGGGATTGAAGTCGGGTTCGCCTTTCACAATTGGCATCTGATAGCTGAAGCTGCCCGGGCCGGGGCTAGGGTAGCTGCCCGGGGAGGATCAGATGAGCATGCGGTGGAAATAATCCAGCAGAATTTGGAGCAACTAAGATACACCAAGTTTTTTGGTGGTCAGGTGAAGGGAATTACCATTGATCCTCCGGCAGGTTCTCCTCAACGAATAACGGGCCAGGAAGTCAAGGCCATAGTTGATTATGAAGTTGTCCTTAATATCCCTTTTTGGGGGTCAAGCTGGAACCTTAACCTACCGGCGGCTGCTGTGATGAGGATAGAAAGTCCGGTTACTGAAGATGATGATGACGGTTATGTTGACTGGGGTGAAGCTGATCTCATCCCTTTATCTCATTTACCCAACACCTTCATTGTCGGAACAAAATACAAATTAAAAGTAGGTGGTGGTAGTGGGTCTCACGGTAACTACCAGGCCCTTGCCCTGGGAGGAACAGGCGGAGCTAATTATTTGGATAAATTGAAGCACGGTTATGACGGTGAGTTGCGAATCGGTGATGACGTCACTACCGAGCCTGGAAATATGTCAGGCCCGACTAATGAAGGGATCAATTACAGGATCGCTGGGCACGAAGATGAGACCTATACTACCTATACGCCCGGCTCTCCCAGGGTAGTTACGGTTCCCATAATTGCTTATCTGCCCGAGGGAAGGGATGAGGTGCCTATTGTAGGTTTTTCAAAGTTCTTTCTTGAGGAAGTCGAAGGGCAGGGACAGGACTGTTATGTCACGGCCACCTATTTAGGAGATGTGGGGAATGGGCATGAGTAA
- a CDS encoding pilus assembly protein TadG-related protein: MKNNEKGQIVIMVGAFMFILLALFALAADVGIVYLWEKRLQRSTDAATLAGGQDYQQEYSIDLKPQAEAQEHARAIAIQYMGLNWGSTDNVTVSFLDELNDKVPGTDGIAETVQVDATDTVPLMFAKLLGIHREQIAASAAARINIRGGSSCGPPESSRPHPW; this comes from the coding sequence ATGAAGAATAATGAAAAAGGGCAAATAGTGATAATGGTGGGCGCCTTTATGTTCATCTTACTTGCTCTTTTCGCTTTGGCCGCCGATGTGGGCATCGTGTATCTCTGGGAAAAGAGGCTACAAAGGTCTACTGATGCGGCTACCTTGGCCGGAGGTCAAGATTATCAGCAAGAATACTCTATTGATTTAAAGCCTCAAGCCGAGGCTCAAGAGCATGCCAGAGCCATAGCCATTCAATATATGGGGTTAAATTGGGGGAGTACTGATAATGTTACGGTGAGCTTTCTTGACGAACTAAATGACAAGGTGCCTGGAACAGATGGAATAGCCGAAACAGTTCAGGTGGATGCCACAGATACCGTGCCTTTGATGTTCGCTAAGCTGCTGGGTATACACAGGGAGCAAATAGCGGCTTCGGCTGCAGCCCGGATAAACATAAGAGGAGGCTCGTCGTGCGGGCCACCAGAATCATCCAGACCACACCCATGGTGA
- a CDS encoding TadE family protein, protein MKRENGQSMVEMLVMIPILFMLLVGIFEAGIIYHNHLILSQTAREGAKFASLGATNHEVKEKIYEAADALINSFFVRGELHGPIAIEAPFGKAIGNPIIVTINYRIFFGFPLGTGAVSIIKVDAPASCTMRISQL, encoded by the coding sequence ATGAAGAGAGAAAATGGTCAATCAATGGTAGAGATGTTGGTGATGATTCCGATTCTGTTTATGCTCTTGGTGGGCATCTTTGAGGCGGGAATTATCTATCATAATCATCTTATCTTGAGTCAAACAGCCAGGGAAGGCGCCAAATTTGCCTCATTAGGCGCGACTAATCATGAAGTAAAAGAAAAGATATATGAGGCGGCTGATGCGCTCATTAACTCCTTTTTCGTAAGGGGAGAGCTTCACGGGCCGATAGCCATCGAGGCTCCTTTCGGAAAAGCCATAGGTAATCCTATTATTGTGACTATTAATTATAGGATTTTTTTTGGCTTTCCTTTAGGGACAGGGGCTGTCTCTATCATAAAAGTTGATGCCCCGGCAAGCTGCACTATGCGCATCAGTCAATTGTAA
- a CDS encoding TadE/TadG family type IV pilus assembly protein, with product MEMFSYSPIQTLLKIRNPGYPQSGCEIRNRKGQSLIELSIMLPLFFFIIIILFELLLLSHNYLVLAHVASEAARFVAAGGSDDQVMDLIKSYQGHLASTALLKWKVGNGFCEIDESGVTIEPAEEDRRVGEEVQVDLDYTLAVNLGYIWTPNILVLSMPASARMPVEMDSDIGEPL from the coding sequence ATGGAAATGTTTAGCTACAGCCCTATACAGACGCTTTTAAAAATCCGAAATCCCGGGTACCCACAAAGTGGGTGCGAAATCCGAAATCGAAAGGGTCAATCCTTAATCGAACTTTCTATCATGCTGCCTCTATTTTTTTTTATTATCATTATCCTTTTCGAGTTATTACTCCTTAGCCACAATTATCTTGTCCTGGCCCATGTAGCCAGTGAAGCCGCCAGATTTGTCGCGGCTGGCGGGAGTGACGACCAGGTTATGGATTTAATAAAAAGCTACCAGGGACATCTTGCTTCAACCGCCCTTCTTAAATGGAAAGTCGGTAACGGCTTCTGCGAGATAGACGAAAGCGGGGTCACCATAGAACCGGCAGAGGAAGACAGGCGAGTAGGGGAGGAGGTTCAGGTTGACTTAGATTATACGCTCGCCGTGAACCTGGGCTATATCTGGACTCCGAACATCCTTGTCCTGTCCATGCCGGCCTCCGCCAGGATGCCAGTGGAAATGGATAGTGATATCGGGGAACCGCTGTGA
- the nadA gene encoding quinolinate synthase NadA produces the protein MINEFRDEAYYIEKINQWRRARNAIILAHNYQRPEIQDIADFVGDSLDLSRKAAKTEADVVVFCGVRFMAETAAIISPQKKVLLPAKEATCPMVQAVSRQGVIEMKRQHPGATTVCYVNTSAEVKAEADICCTSANVVKVVASLGDEEILFIPDKHLGKYAAHQTGKNICSWDGFCPTHIKLSVEDVKDQLKKHPEAEVLVHPECLFEVIELANQALSTNGMVAYAKQSSAKEFIIGTETGLIYRLAKENPDKKFYPASENMICPNMKLTTLERVAHSLEAMECQVVISNEIRRPAQKALNRMLEVT, from the coding sequence TTGATAAATGAGTTCAGAGACGAGGCTTATTACATCGAAAAGATTAACCAATGGAGAAGGGCCAGGAATGCCATTATCTTGGCCCATAACTATCAGCGTCCGGAGATTCAGGACATAGCTGATTTTGTGGGGGATTCATTGGACCTTTCCCGAAAGGCAGCCAAAACCGAGGCCGATGTGGTTGTTTTTTGCGGGGTTCGTTTTATGGCTGAGACAGCGGCGATTATTTCACCCCAAAAGAAGGTATTGCTGCCGGCTAAGGAGGCTACTTGCCCTATGGTGCAAGCCGTAAGCAGACAGGGTGTTATTGAAATGAAACGCCAACATCCCGGCGCTACCACTGTTTGTTATGTCAACACCTCAGCCGAAGTCAAGGCCGAGGCCGATATATGCTGCACTTCAGCCAATGTCGTCAAGGTAGTGGCTTCTCTCGGAGATGAAGAGATACTATTTATACCTGACAAACATTTAGGTAAATACGCCGCTCACCAAACAGGTAAAAATATCTGTTCCTGGGATGGTTTTTGTCCCACCCATATCAAACTTAGCGTGGAGGATGTAAAAGATCAATTAAAGAAACATCCTGAGGCTGAAGTTCTGGTCCATCCAGAATGTCTCTTTGAGGTGATTGAATTAGCCAATCAAGCCCTGAGCACAAATGGCATGGTGGCCTATGCTAAACAAAGCTCAGCCAAAGAGTTTATTATTGGGACTGAAACTGGCCTCATCTATCGTCTGGCCAAAGAGAACCCGGATAAGAAATTCTATCCGGCCAGTGAGAATATGATCTGTCCTAATATGAAGCTAACCACCTTAGAAAGGGTGGCCCATTCCCTGGAGGCTATGGAATGCCAGGTTGTCATCTCTAATGAAATACGCCGGCCGGCCCAAAAAGCCCTTAATAGGATGCTGGAAGTCACATAA
- a CDS encoding Flp family type IVb pilin → MMKLFKGFMRDEEGQGMVEYGLIIGLIAVIVVAVFIALGPQIRDLFSDTVTNRLQAGQDAINDAM, encoded by the coding sequence ATGATGAAGCTATTTAAAGGTTTTATGCGTGATGAAGAAGGACAGGGCATGGTTGAATACGGGTTGATCATCGGGCTTATTGCGGTTATCGTGGTCGCCGTTTTTATTGCCTTGGGCCCGCAGATTAGAGACTTGTTCAGCGACACGGTTACTAACAGACTGCAAGCAGGTCAGGATGCGATAAATGACGCGATGTAG
- a CDS encoding Flp family type IVb pilin, translating into MMMNIFKSFICDEEGQSMSEYGLIIGLIAVIVVIAFITLSPQIRPWISDAVTNRAGEGQDAINNAM; encoded by the coding sequence ATGATGATGAATATATTTAAAAGTTTTATATGTGATGAAGAAGGACAAAGTATGAGTGAATATGGGTTGATCATCGGGCTTATTGCGGTTATCGTGGTAATTGCCTTTATTACCCTGAGCCCTCAGATTAGACCCTGGATCAGTGATGCGGTTACTAACAGGGCGGGAGAAGGTCAGGACGCCATAAATAATGCGATGTAA